A stretch of the Fretibacterium sp. OH1220_COT-178 genome encodes the following:
- a CDS encoding DUF2779 domain-containing protein: MTEGYGLTRCLTKSRFKLALECPAKLFYTGKPEYANQSLDDSFLLALAEGGFQVGELAKRSFPGGYEIDTLDTEQALARTHEHLRKEQVTLYEAAFAVDNFFIRADILVKKGERLDLYEVKAKSFDSYGSSPFLGKQGGITSSWRPYLYDVAFQKYVVCRALPQYTVRAHLTMADKSALCPRDGLNQKFRVVRGQDGRKSVVTDPGLSDADLFPSILCHVNVDDLCDKIYAQADKEMTFEAMVDFYAHHYASDIKISVPVSTACAGCEFQATPEEEAAGLKNGKKECWRDCLGWKAKDFETETVLNIWNFRRKSDLLKAGKVRMTDLGKEDVAPHPDGKPGLSPSERQWMQVEKHRNGDRSAWIDRENLRREMAGWCFPLHFIDFETTMVAIPFNAGRRPYEGIAFQFSHHAVHRDGTVEHCGEYLNTERGIFPNYAFLRRLREELDRDSGTIFRYSNHENTFLNLIHNQLLADASIPDREELCAFIRSITHSVKNAVKPWEGERDMVDLWELVKRYYYDPATGGSNSIKQVLPAILNRSRFLQEKYSRPIYGAAGGIRSLNFKDWRWVEMENGIVLDPYRRLPRMFRDASDKDLRLLSDDDELRDGGAALTAYARMQFEEMGDYERGEIRSALLKYCELDTLAMVMLYEGWRDLLGEEA; the protein is encoded by the coding sequence ATGACGGAGGGATACGGATTGACCCGCTGCCTGACGAAATCCCGCTTCAAGCTCGCTCTGGAGTGTCCCGCCAAGCTCTTTTACACGGGCAAGCCCGAGTACGCCAACCAAAGCCTGGACGACAGTTTTCTTCTCGCCCTGGCGGAGGGAGGCTTTCAGGTGGGGGAGCTGGCGAAACGCTCCTTTCCGGGTGGATATGAGATCGATACTCTGGACACCGAGCAGGCTCTGGCTCGGACCCACGAGCATCTGCGGAAGGAGCAGGTGACGCTCTACGAGGCCGCCTTTGCCGTCGACAATTTCTTTATCCGCGCCGATATTCTGGTGAAGAAGGGGGAACGCCTCGACCTCTACGAGGTGAAGGCCAAGTCCTTCGATTCGTACGGGAGCTCTCCTTTTCTGGGAAAACAGGGCGGGATCACATCCTCCTGGAGACCCTATCTTTACGACGTTGCCTTTCAGAAATACGTCGTCTGTCGAGCATTGCCGCAATATACGGTGCGAGCCCATCTGACGATGGCGGACAAATCCGCGCTCTGCCCGCGGGACGGATTGAACCAGAAATTCCGGGTCGTGCGGGGCCAGGACGGCCGGAAGTCCGTTGTGACCGATCCCGGCCTGAGCGATGCGGACCTGTTCCCCTCCATCCTTTGTCATGTAAACGTGGACGACCTGTGCGACAAAATATATGCGCAGGCGGACAAAGAAATGACGTTTGAGGCCATGGTGGATTTTTATGCCCATCACTACGCCTCCGACATCAAAATTTCCGTTCCCGTATCGACAGCCTGCGCGGGCTGCGAGTTTCAGGCCACGCCCGAGGAGGAAGCCGCAGGACTGAAGAATGGGAAAAAAGAGTGTTGGCGGGACTGCCTGGGGTGGAAGGCAAAGGACTTTGAGACCGAGACCGTGCTGAACATCTGGAATTTCAGACGAAAATCCGACTTGCTCAAGGCCGGCAAGGTGAGGATGACCGACCTTGGAAAGGAGGACGTGGCCCCGCACCCCGACGGAAAGCCGGGACTTTCGCCCAGTGAGCGCCAGTGGATGCAGGTGGAGAAGCACCGAAACGGTGACCGATCCGCTTGGATCGACCGGGAGAACCTCCGTCGGGAGATGGCTGGCTGGTGTTTTCCCCTCCATTTTATCGACTTCGAAACGACCATGGTCGCTATCCCCTTCAACGCCGGACGGCGTCCCTACGAGGGGATAGCCTTCCAATTTTCGCATCATGCGGTCCATCGGGACGGAACGGTGGAGCACTGCGGGGAGTATCTGAATACGGAGCGCGGTATCTTTCCCAACTACGCATTCCTGAGGCGGCTTCGAGAGGAGCTGGATCGGGACTCCGGGACCATCTTTCGTTACTCCAACCACGAGAATACATTCTTGAACCTGATCCACAACCAGCTTCTTGCGGACGCCTCGATTCCGGACAGGGAGGAGCTTTGTGCCTTCATCCGATCGATCACCCATTCCGTGAAGAATGCTGTAAAGCCCTGGGAGGGCGAACGCGACATGGTGGACCTGTGGGAACTGGTCAAACGCTATTACTACGACCCGGCGACCGGGGGCTCCAACTCCATCAAGCAGGTTCTGCCCGCCATCCTGAACCGGTCGCGCTTCCTTCAGGAGAAGTATTCCCGGCCGATCTACGGGGCCGCGGGCGGAATACGAAGCCTGAACTTCAAGGATTGGCGTTGGGTGGAGATGGAGAATGGGATTGTCCTGGATCCCTACAGGCGTCTGCCGCGGATGTTTCGGGATGCTTCGGACAAGGACCTTCGCCTGTTGAGCGACGACGACGAACTGCGCGACGGAGGGGCGGCCCTGACCGCCTACGCGCGGATGCAGTTTGAGGAAATGGGCGACTACGAGCGTGGCGAGATTCGCAGCGCTCTGCTGAAGTATTGCGAGCTGGACACCCTGGCGATGGTGATGCTCTACGAGGGATGGAGGGATTTGCTGGGAGAGGAGGCGTGA
- a CDS encoding helix-turn-helix transcriptional regulator has protein sequence MRCAGGSIGGRSALPLCILQVQKDYSDEEHPLTSGAIIQKLEADYGLSAARNAVGRNISLLCELGWDISTYEENGRGAYLRTREFSDVELRVLIDSVLSSKYIPQEEAGILIQKLADLVNRHFRGRLRHVHSLPLWPHHRNRAFFENLERIEAAIENRKQLRFVLNSIGVNGELSPRGDRPYVVHPFAMICTNGQYYLVGCYGGYDNLTHYRIDRMTDVTVLDDGARPIGSLPGYRDGKSFDAALYAQEHHFMFGGKPVTVVLRMSRSCAGDVLDAFGSRAAMRVLDDDRMEVRVTAALEGMRFFALQFGNHCEVVSPRKLREQVVDDIKKMAERYGL, from the coding sequence GTGCGCTGCGCCGGCGGGAGCATTGGGGGGAGGAGCGCGCTACCCCTCTGCATCCTCCAGGTCCAGAAGGACTATTCCGACGAGGAACATCCCCTGACCTCCGGGGCGATCATCCAAAAGCTCGAGGCCGATTACGGCCTGAGTGCGGCACGCAACGCAGTGGGGCGGAACATCTCGCTGCTGTGCGAGCTGGGCTGGGACATCAGCACCTACGAGGAGAACGGTCGGGGCGCGTATCTGCGGACTCGGGAGTTCTCGGACGTCGAGCTGCGGGTCCTCATCGACAGCGTGCTGTCCTCCAAGTACATCCCGCAGGAGGAAGCCGGCATCCTGATCCAAAAGCTGGCCGACCTGGTCAACCGCCACTTCAGAGGACGCCTCCGTCACGTCCACTCCCTGCCCCTCTGGCCCCACCATCGAAACCGGGCGTTCTTCGAGAACCTGGAGCGCATCGAGGCGGCCATAGAAAACCGAAAACAGCTCCGTTTCGTCCTGAACTCCATCGGAGTCAACGGGGAACTGTCACCCCGGGGCGATCGCCCCTATGTCGTGCACCCCTTCGCCATGATCTGCACCAACGGCCAATATTACCTGGTCGGCTGCTACGGCGGCTACGACAACCTCACCCATTACCGGATCGACCGCATGACGGACGTCACGGTTCTGGACGACGGCGCCCGTCCCATCGGAAGCCTTCCGGGCTATCGGGACGGCAAGAGCTTCGACGCGGCGCTCTACGCCCAGGAACACCACTTCATGTTCGGGGGAAAACCCGTGACGGTGGTGCTGAGGATGTCCCGCTCCTGCGCGGGCGACGTGCTGGACGCCTTCGGGAGCCGGGCCGCCATGCGCGTGCTCGATGATGACCGGATGGAGGTTCGCGTCACCGCTGCCCTGGAGGGGATGCGCTTCTTTGCCCTGCAGTTCGGCAACCACTGTGAGGTGGTCTCCCCGCGTAAACTGCGGGAACAGGTCGTGGATGATATCAAAAAGATGGCCGAACGCTACGGCCTCTGA
- a CDS encoding metal-dependent hydrolase family protein → MAKTAFVGALLIDGTGVQPVKDSLVLVDDRRIEYAGPKKEVGGDYKKIDVSGKTIMPGLVDAHLHFSGNLTDDDSDWVLENVVQKTVVAVQQAHECLERGLTTVGEISRSGLQIRDMIEAGVMTGPRVVGTGLGFCRTCGHGDSHKLPSYYNDESHPWAERVDGPWDLRKAVRRRLRDNPDAIKIWSTGGGIWRWDQKLDQHYTFEEIQAVVDECAMVHIPVWSHAEGYGGALDSAKAGVHLIIHGQTLNDECLDIMAKKGIYFCPTIQFLNEWFKTYAPPYIPEVHDKYEGATVAEKELNRVYANLRKAKEKGIGLTIGSDSFCSSLTPYGITALGEMYSFVEKAGISEMDTLMAATKIGAEMLKVGDVTGTLEAGKFADLLVLSGNPLENIRNVAVEKMEVIMKEGAFVKCCAGK, encoded by the coding sequence ATGGCTAAGACGGCGTTTGTGGGAGCGTTGCTGATCGATGGTACGGGAGTTCAGCCCGTAAAGGATTCCCTGGTTTTGGTGGACGACCGCAGGATCGAGTACGCGGGGCCGAAGAAGGAGGTCGGAGGGGACTACAAGAAGATCGACGTGTCGGGTAAGACGATCATGCCGGGATTGGTCGACGCCCACCTGCACTTCTCCGGAAACCTCACCGACGACGACAGCGACTGGGTGCTCGAGAACGTCGTCCAGAAGACGGTCGTGGCGGTGCAGCAGGCGCACGAGTGCCTCGAGCGCGGGCTCACCACGGTGGGCGAGATCTCCCGATCCGGGCTTCAGATCCGCGACATGATCGAGGCGGGCGTCATGACGGGGCCGCGTGTAGTGGGGACCGGTCTGGGATTCTGCCGCACCTGCGGCCATGGCGACAGCCACAAGTTGCCGTCCTACTACAACGACGAGTCCCATCCCTGGGCCGAGCGTGTGGACGGTCCCTGGGACCTGCGCAAGGCCGTCCGCAGGCGCCTGCGCGACAATCCTGACGCGATCAAGATCTGGTCCACGGGCGGCGGCATCTGGCGCTGGGACCAGAAGCTGGATCAGCACTACACGTTCGAGGAGATTCAGGCGGTGGTGGACGAGTGCGCCATGGTGCACATCCCCGTGTGGTCCCACGCAGAGGGGTACGGCGGCGCGCTGGACTCGGCCAAGGCGGGCGTTCACCTGATCATCCACGGTCAGACCCTCAACGACGAGTGCCTGGACATCATGGCGAAGAAGGGCATCTACTTCTGTCCCACGATCCAGTTCCTGAACGAGTGGTTCAAGACCTACGCCCCGCCCTACATTCCCGAGGTCCACGACAAGTACGAGGGCGCCACGGTGGCGGAGAAGGAGCTCAACCGCGTCTATGCCAACCTGCGTAAGGCCAAGGAGAAGGGCATCGGCCTGACGATCGGATCGGACTCCTTCTGCTCCAGCCTGACCCCCTACGGCATCACGGCGCTGGGCGAGATGTACTCCTTCGTCGAGAAGGCGGGGATCTCCGAGATGGACACCCTGATGGCCGCCACCAAGATCGGGGCCGAGATGCTGAAGGTGGGGGACGTCACCGGTACGCTCGAGGCCGGAAAGTTCGCCGACCTGCTGGTGCTCTCCGGCAACCCGCTGGAGAACATCCGCAACGTGGCGGTGGAGAAGATGGAGGTCATCATGAAGGAGGGCGCTTTCGTCAAGTGTTGTGCAGGAAAGTAG
- a CDS encoding APC family permease yields MSQSEHAPGMKKTLTNWNFFTIGFGAIIGTGWVLLVGDWMVIGGGPVAAMIAFAIGAVFLLPIGAVFGELTAAIPISGGIVEYVDRTFGPTMSHITGWFLALGNGILCPWEAIAISTLVSDMFGDFFPILRSVKLYTILGADVYLFPTLIALMFASYVVMMNLRGASSAAKLQAFLAKALLCGMLLAMGISFVKGGPSNALPVFTQVQGAMTSTRVVSLWAGVLAVLVMTPFFYAGFDTVPQQAEEAAEGLDWNKFGKVISMALLASGVFYMVCIYSFGTIIPWTEFVKSPVPALSCLRNINMWLYIAMLCIGTLGPMGPMNSFFGATTRIMLAMGRKGQLPAAFQKLDPKTGIPKTACVLMAVFTLAGPFLGKKMLVPLTNVSALSFIFACMMVSLACLKMRFSEPDLPRPYKVPGGKLGILAACGAGGIIVLLMVVPYSPAALNSVEWSIVAGWVALGLILRLLCGRRAA; encoded by the coding sequence ATGTCGCAGTCGGAACATGCGCCGGGAATGAAGAAAACGCTTACCAACTGGAACTTTTTTACCATAGGTTTTGGGGCCATCATCGGGACAGGATGGGTGCTCCTGGTCGGGGACTGGATGGTCATCGGGGGAGGGCCGGTTGCCGCCATGATAGCCTTTGCCATCGGTGCGGTGTTTCTGCTGCCGATCGGCGCGGTATTTGGGGAGCTGACGGCGGCCATCCCGATCTCCGGGGGGATCGTCGAGTACGTGGACCGTACCTTCGGGCCCACGATGTCCCATATCACCGGCTGGTTCCTCGCCCTGGGCAACGGCATCCTGTGTCCGTGGGAGGCCATCGCCATCTCCACGCTGGTCTCCGACATGTTCGGCGACTTCTTCCCCATCCTGAGGTCGGTAAAGCTCTATACGATCCTCGGGGCGGACGTCTACCTCTTTCCGACCCTCATCGCCCTGATGTTCGCCTCTTACGTGGTGATGATGAACCTCAGAGGGGCCTCCTCGGCGGCCAAGCTTCAGGCGTTTCTCGCCAAAGCCCTGCTTTGCGGCATGCTGCTCGCCATGGGGATCTCCTTCGTCAAGGGCGGTCCGTCGAACGCTCTGCCGGTCTTCACCCAGGTCCAGGGCGCGATGACGAGCACCAGGGTGGTGAGCCTCTGGGCCGGCGTCCTGGCCGTGCTCGTCATGACGCCGTTCTTCTACGCCGGGTTCGACACCGTTCCGCAGCAGGCCGAGGAGGCGGCGGAGGGGCTGGACTGGAACAAGTTCGGCAAGGTCATCAGCATGGCGCTGCTCGCGTCCGGCGTGTTCTACATGGTCTGCATCTACTCGTTCGGGACGATCATCCCGTGGACCGAGTTCGTGAAGAGTCCCGTCCCCGCGCTCTCGTGCCTGCGCAACATCAACATGTGGCTCTACATAGCGATGCTCTGCATTGGTACGCTTGGACCCATGGGGCCGATGAACTCCTTCTTCGGTGCCACCACGCGCATCATGTTGGCCATGGGGCGCAAGGGGCAGCTGCCGGCCGCCTTCCAAAAACTGGACCCCAAGACGGGAATTCCCAAGACGGCCTGCGTGCTGATGGCCGTCTTCACCCTGGCGGGGCCGTTTCTCGGCAAAAAAATGTTGGTCCCGCTGACGAACGTCTCCGCCCTGTCCTTCATCTTCGCTTGTATGATGGTCAGCTTGGCGTGCCTCAAGATGCGCTTCAGTGAGCCCGACCTGCCCAGGCCCTACAAGGTGCCTGGAGGCAAACTGGGAATTCTGGCGGCCTGCGGCGCCGGCGGCATCATCGTCCTTCTGATGGTGGTCCCCTACAGTCCTGCGGCGCTCAATTCGGTGGAATGGAGCATCGTTGCGGGCTGGGTCGCTCTGGGGCTGATCCTGAGGCTTCTGTGTGGTCGAAGAGCTGCTTGA
- a CDS encoding LytR/AlgR family response regulator transcription factor: MHYVAICDDNSCDLELLGGYLKELRTQSINVGIMPFSCGRKLLQAYQGGERFNLVVLDMRMDNINGLDTAREIRKLDSEVPLLFVTATAEYALEGYTVQAYRYLLKPVDKEDFLLSAAHLLRLRDSPKRYFTFTCSSGLVKVPNESILYFESFRRTVVLHTVKGEYSFTGRIGEIAEKLEKHGFVRVHKSYVTNLSHVECIYKETVRLDNGSSIPLGRQYGKTAQTAVLRHGLDAL; encoded by the coding sequence GTGCATTACGTTGCGATCTGCGATGATAACTCCTGCGATCTGGAACTGCTCGGCGGCTACTTGAAGGAGCTGCGCACCCAAAGCATCAATGTGGGGATCATGCCTTTCTCCTGCGGACGCAAATTGCTTCAGGCCTATCAGGGCGGTGAGCGTTTCAACCTCGTCGTGCTGGATATGCGTATGGACAACATCAACGGCCTGGACACGGCACGCGAGATCCGCAAGCTGGACTCGGAGGTCCCTCTGCTCTTCGTCACGGCCACGGCGGAGTACGCCCTGGAGGGCTACACCGTACAGGCCTACCGCTACCTGCTCAAGCCCGTGGACAAGGAGGACTTCCTGCTCAGTGCCGCCCACCTGCTGAGGCTGCGGGACTCCCCGAAGCGTTACTTCACCTTCACGTGCAGCTCCGGCCTCGTGAAAGTCCCCAACGAATCCATCCTTTACTTCGAATCCTTCAGGCGAACGGTCGTGCTCCACACGGTCAAGGGGGAATACAGCTTCACCGGGCGTATCGGCGAGATAGCGGAAAAACTGGAGAAACACGGGTTTGTGCGCGTCCACAAGAGCTACGTCACCAACCTGAGCCACGTCGAATGCATCTATAAGGAGACCGTCCGCCTGGACAACGGCTCCTCGATACCCTTGGGAAGGCAGTACGGAAAGACCGCCCAGACGGCGGTTCTGCGTCACGGACTGGACGCGCTCTGA
- a CDS encoding sensor histidine kinase, protein MSLQDLTAYLVLSAGETFIFHMFFRALLRRNERHSVVYAGGMVIYYLFQFASYALQCPLFSTAPLYAAFALSTVFLFYHGSNQIRGAAAFAFVLLNYVCKVLAVALTSALSQSRLPDIPFRLVMGPFDQILSCCFVAAAAFIITQLRNIRNRRLNWLSNSLLCIVTVANSLLVLWLFWNHGAVADSLHIYVEAALLLLCTTLFLFFFINKAQQSNTHYYRTEMLRQQLEMQSRYYTQMGAHQKEIQAIRHDIQNHMLCIKSMIEKGSYGSAYEYASGLYSRIVSARHHKFCENSVADILLGAKYDEIRSAGISLNARIELPSSLPMDDLDLCILLGNLLDNAIEACRRIEEEKTPRSISIRGGLKGSNLLLSVRNTYNGVLRQNHERYESLKKNRKISGLGLFNVKDVVERHHGTLDIQHDPSIFSVSVLLRLGEPA, encoded by the coding sequence ATGAGCCTTCAGGATCTGACCGCATACCTGGTACTCTCCGCCGGAGAAACCTTCATTTTTCATATGTTCTTCCGGGCACTCCTGCGGCGCAACGAGCGCCACAGCGTAGTCTATGCCGGAGGGATGGTTATCTATTACCTGTTCCAATTCGCCTCCTACGCCCTGCAGTGCCCACTGTTCTCCACCGCCCCGCTGTACGCGGCCTTCGCCCTCTCGACCGTCTTCCTCTTCTACCACGGAAGCAACCAGATCCGCGGCGCAGCCGCCTTCGCTTTCGTCCTGCTCAACTACGTCTGCAAGGTCCTGGCGGTGGCCCTGACCTCGGCCCTCTCGCAAAGTCGTCTTCCCGACATCCCGTTCCGCCTGGTGATGGGACCTTTCGACCAGATTCTTTCCTGCTGCTTCGTCGCAGCTGCGGCCTTCATCATCACCCAGCTGCGCAACATCCGGAACCGGCGGCTCAACTGGCTGAGCAACTCCCTCCTCTGCATCGTCACTGTCGCCAACAGCCTCCTGGTGCTCTGGCTCTTCTGGAACCACGGAGCGGTCGCAGACAGCCTCCATATTTACGTCGAAGCCGCGCTGCTGCTGCTCTGCACCACGCTCTTTCTCTTCTTCTTCATCAACAAGGCCCAACAGAGCAACACGCATTACTATCGGACCGAGATGCTCCGCCAGCAGCTCGAAATGCAGTCCCGCTACTACACACAGATGGGAGCTCATCAAAAGGAGATTCAGGCCATCCGCCACGACATCCAGAACCACATGCTCTGCATCAAGTCCATGATCGAGAAGGGCAGTTACGGCTCCGCCTACGAATATGCATCCGGACTCTACAGCCGCATCGTCTCGGCGCGGCACCACAAGTTCTGCGAGAACAGCGTCGCCGACATCCTCCTCGGCGCAAAATACGACGAGATACGCTCGGCCGGCATCTCCCTGAACGCCCGTATCGAACTGCCCTCCTCCCTCCCCATGGACGACCTGGACCTTTGCATCCTGCTGGGGAACCTCCTGGACAACGCCATCGAGGCCTGTCGGCGCATTGAGGAGGAAAAGACGCCGCGGTCGATCTCCATCCGCGGCGGACTCAAAGGGAGCAATCTTCTCCTCTCCGTCCGGAACACCTACAACGGGGTGCTGCGCCAGAACCACGAGCGCTACGAGTCCCTCAAAAAGAACCGCAAGATCAGCGGCCTGGGTCTCTTCAACGTCAAAGACGTGGTCGAACGCCACCACGGAACTCTGGACATCCAACACGACCCCAGCATCTTTTCCGTTTCGGTCCTGCTGCGTCTCGGGGAACCCGCCTGA
- a CDS encoding Na+/H+ antiporter subunit E: protein MIWLTVNGRVTVETVVLGIVVSMVLQRFSQRVLAARPVSFSSVLHLLPRGLLYLLTLLVEIFKANLQVIRLVLSPVIHVEPCLVRFRTDLRTDAARVALANSITLTPGTLTVSLEGDVLLVHALDRDMAHGLAESVFVRQLRRMEGGGTDA, encoded by the coding sequence TTGATCTGGCTGACAGTGAACGGCAGGGTCACGGTGGAAACCGTGGTCCTGGGAATCGTCGTCTCCATGGTGCTTCAACGATTCTCGCAGCGGGTCTTGGCTGCCCGCCCCGTGTCCTTTTCCTCCGTACTGCACCTCCTGCCGCGCGGCCTGCTCTACCTTCTCACCCTGCTCGTTGAGATCTTCAAGGCCAATCTGCAGGTCATCAGGCTGGTCCTGTCCCCCGTTATCCATGTGGAGCCCTGTCTGGTGCGTTTTCGCACCGACCTCAGGACCGACGCCGCCCGCGTGGCGCTGGCAAACTCCATCACCCTGACCCCCGGCACACTCACCGTTTCCCTCGAGGGAGACGTGCTCCTGGTCCACGCCCTGGATCGAGACATGGCACACGGCCTGGCCGAATCCGTATTCGTCCGGCAGTTGCGCCGCATGGAAGGAGGCGGGACCGATGCCTGA
- a CDS encoding monovalent cation/H+ antiporter complex subunit F produces MPDVAVLSRLLLLGGSVFLSVTIFFCLLRAVLGPRFTDRIIAVNIVSTKVIVLISMLSFHVGEQYLVDICLIYAIISFLSVVVLARAFLDRQTRTGRPEGGGRTP; encoded by the coding sequence ATGCCTGACGTTGCTGTCCTGAGCCGCCTGCTTCTCCTCGGAGGCTCCGTCTTTCTGTCCGTCACCATCTTTTTCTGTCTTCTCCGGGCGGTCCTGGGGCCACGGTTCACCGACCGTATCATCGCCGTCAACATCGTGAGCACCAAGGTCATCGTATTGATCTCCATGCTGTCGTTTCATGTCGGCGAACAATACCTGGTCGACATCTGCCTCATTTACGCCATCATCAGTTTTTTGTCCGTTGTGGTCCTGGCGCGGGCATTTCTCGACCGACAAACCCGAACGGGACGGCCTGAGGGGGGCGGGAGGACTCCATGA
- a CDS encoding cation:proton antiporter, whose translation MIRLAISSVLILSGLFVLGIATFGIFRFDTVLNRIHVAAKCDTLGALLVLSGLIVLSGLGAFSLKLALVIAFLWLTNPVASHLVARAEVATNERIRETCDLLDIDDLDPPDGSSGESSGASDSISETFSGGK comes from the coding sequence ATGATTCGCCTCGCCATATCCTCCGTTCTGATTCTCAGCGGCCTGTTCGTCCTGGGCATCGCGACGTTTGGAATCTTTCGCTTCGACACGGTTTTGAACCGAATCCACGTCGCCGCAAAATGCGATACGCTGGGAGCCCTTCTGGTGCTCTCCGGCCTTATTGTCCTCAGCGGACTGGGAGCGTTCTCGCTCAAGCTGGCGCTCGTCATCGCATTCCTGTGGCTGACCAACCCCGTGGCGAGCCACCTCGTCGCTCGAGCCGAGGTGGCCACAAACGAACGAATCCGTGAGACGTGCGACCTTCTGGATATCGACGACCTCGATCCCCCTGACGGTTCCTCAGGCGAATCCTCAGGGGCGTCCGATTCCATTTCCGAAACCTTTTCAGGCGGCAAGTGA
- a CDS encoding hydrogenase subunit MbhD domain-containing protein: METIEWLLLSFLVVCALAVSVSRNLLNSVIIFMAYSLVMAVLWVLLQAPDLAVTEAAVGAGVTSVLFFLTLERVGALRRKRSEAGEGRSDE, translated from the coding sequence ATGGAAACGATCGAATGGCTCCTGCTGTCCTTTCTGGTTGTCTGCGCCCTGGCCGTGTCGGTCTCGCGCAACCTCCTGAACTCCGTCATCATCTTCATGGCCTACAGCCTGGTCATGGCGGTACTGTGGGTCCTTCTTCAGGCGCCGGACTTGGCCGTCACCGAGGCCGCAGTCGGAGCCGGGGTCACCAGCGTGTTGTTCTTTCTGACGCTCGAGCGTGTGGGGGCCCTGCGCCGGAAGCGTTCGGAGGCTGGGGAGGGGCGCTCCGATGAATGA
- the mbhE gene encoding hydrogen gas-evolving membrane-bound hydrogenase subunit E: MNDALKMFWKRFVDWVEGNGPCPEDEVMPSESPDPSFGKTVPVRSFRHYERGLRERYNEWVEYHGLRLFSMFYSTMSVLVCVVLVGLLLATVSELPRFGNPGNPGNNIVAQRYVECGLEETGAINIVAGMILDYRAFDTFGESAVLFTAAIGVLTLLSAGGGKTAAKPAIKRRHERHEDDSILRGVAALAIPVILLLGIAIVVNGHLSPGGGFSGGAVLSTALILCANAYGFERVRCFFSARTFSLSLCSSLLVYALVKGYSFFTGANHLESGIPTGTPGAILSGGLILPLNVCVGLIVAGTLYGFYALFSEGEI, encoded by the coding sequence ATGAATGACGCCTTGAAAATGTTCTGGAAACGTTTTGTCGACTGGGTGGAGGGCAACGGCCCCTGTCCCGAGGACGAGGTCATGCCTTCCGAGTCCCCCGACCCCTCATTCGGCAAAACAGTTCCCGTTCGCTCTTTCCGTCATTATGAAAGAGGCTTGAGGGAACGTTACAACGAGTGGGTGGAATATCACGGCCTGCGCCTGTTTTCCATGTTTTACTCGACCATGAGCGTACTCGTGTGCGTCGTTCTCGTCGGACTGCTTCTGGCCACCGTATCGGAACTGCCCCGGTTCGGAAACCCCGGAAACCCCGGAAACAACATCGTGGCCCAACGCTACGTGGAGTGCGGCCTCGAGGAGACCGGCGCCATAAACATCGTCGCCGGCATGATTCTGGACTATCGCGCCTTCGACACGTTCGGAGAGTCCGCAGTGCTGTTCACCGCCGCGATCGGAGTTCTCACGCTGCTGAGCGCAGGCGGCGGAAAAACCGCCGCGAAGCCGGCCATAAAACGGCGGCACGAGCGGCACGAGGACGACTCCATCCTGCGCGGCGTCGCCGCCCTGGCGATACCGGTCATCCTTCTTCTGGGGATCGCAATCGTCGTGAACGGACACCTCTCGCCCGGGGGAGGTTTTTCGGGCGGGGCCGTCCTGAGTACCGCCCTGATCCTCTGCGCGAATGCCTACGGATTCGAGCGAGTTCGGTGCTTCTTCTCCGCCCGGACGTTCTCCCTGTCGCTCTGCAGCTCGCTCCTCGTCTACGCGCTGGTCAAAGGCTATTCCTTTTTCACTGGGGCCAACCACCTGGAGTCGGGCATCCCTACCGGCACGCCCGGCGCCATCCTGAGTGGAGGCCTGATTCTTCCGCTCAACGTCTGTGTCGGGCTCATCGTCGCCGGGACGCTCTACGGCTTCTACGCGCTCTTCAGCGAGGGGGAGATCTGA
- a CDS encoding cation:proton antiporter subunit C: protein MMTEGLIVNHYEAVAVILSGIGLTNLLLQRNLIKKIIGLNIMDTAVYLFLAAKGYVAGRAAPIIQNGVTAAEAYVNPIPSVTAFALSLTLRLYEAYGTLNIDEAFARMRAERRREEGRS, encoded by the coding sequence ATGATGACGGAAGGGCTGATCGTCAATCATTACGAGGCTGTCGCCGTAATCCTTTCGGGCATCGGTCTGACCAATCTGCTGCTCCAGAGGAACCTGATCAAGAAGATCATCGGTCTCAATATCATGGACACCGCAGTCTACCTTTTTCTGGCCGCCAAGGGCTACGTGGCGGGGCGCGCCGCGCCGATCATCCAAAACGGCGTCACGGCGGCCGAAGCCTACGTCAACCCCATTCCGAGCGTCACCGCCTTCGCGCTCTCCCTGACGCTGCGCCTGTACGAGGCCTACGGGACCTTGAACATCGACGAGGCGTTCGCCCGGATGCGGGCCGAACGGCGTCGGGAGGAGGGGCGGTCATGA